A stretch of the Halomonas sp. CH40 genome encodes the following:
- the mdoH gene encoding glucans biosynthesis glucosyltransferase MdoH has product MPWLRLRRWGLMVCVLITSLAGSATLLHITASLPLAARISLLVIFVLTFSWIALSFWSALSGFVLCWCRRDPITLQRLDHPTANATEGISRTRTAMIMPIYQEPPEPTLAGLEASCRSLLAQKAQRDQDAMPQLDVFILSDTQCPEAAAKEAQHVAALQQRLKGELSIYYRRRDNNHGRKAGNIADFCRRWGRHYDYFVVLDADSIMGGDTVVRLIEKMHAQPAVGLIQSVPIPVGQVTLFGRMVQFAAALYSPMLAAGQSFWQGDSANYWGHNAIVRTRAFMASSGLPSLPGKPPLGGELLSHDFVEAALLRRDGWQVLLDTTTTCTFRPTKAADSYESMPSNLLDFAKRDRRWLQGNLQHLRLLAGSGLHPLSRCHFFCGAFAYLSSPLWLMLLISSSVMIGVSAFNGAPTLHSQPLALGLLGVTLGMLLAPKLLGLILAMCHTPADYGGRLRLLISTLLEIVFAALLAPLMMAWHSLFIGGVLTGRAVEWNTQPRGERSLSWKEAWQPTCWITLVGTAWLLALIALSPSAALWLTPAWLGLIGSTLLVKASSYPLGKPQQLRLSLWQTPYQQNVSVLEAYQQHLAQALESPALQALPLSPLPAELLGEMPIQSFQRHVLPTDAFPSPRTEETY; this is encoded by the coding sequence TTCAGCCACGCTTTTGCATATCACCGCGTCCTTGCCGCTGGCTGCGCGAATCAGCCTGCTGGTGATTTTCGTGCTGACCTTCAGCTGGATAGCGCTGTCCTTCTGGAGCGCACTCAGTGGCTTCGTACTGTGCTGGTGCCGTCGTGATCCCATCACCCTACAGCGCCTTGACCACCCAACGGCTAACGCTACAGAGGGGATTTCCCGGACTCGCACGGCAATGATCATGCCGATCTACCAGGAACCACCTGAGCCCACCCTGGCCGGTCTGGAAGCCAGCTGCCGCTCACTGCTGGCGCAAAAGGCGCAGCGCGACCAAGATGCTATGCCTCAGCTGGATGTATTTATCCTCAGCGACACTCAGTGCCCCGAGGCAGCGGCCAAGGAGGCTCAGCATGTGGCGGCGCTTCAGCAGCGCCTGAAGGGTGAACTGAGCATTTACTATCGTCGGCGCGATAATAACCATGGTCGCAAGGCAGGCAATATTGCCGATTTCTGCCGCCGCTGGGGCCGCCATTATGATTATTTCGTGGTGCTCGACGCTGACAGCATTATGGGTGGAGACACCGTTGTAAGGCTGATCGAAAAAATGCATGCCCAGCCAGCGGTGGGCCTGATCCAGAGCGTGCCGATTCCGGTCGGCCAGGTCACCCTGTTTGGGCGTATGGTGCAGTTTGCCGCCGCCCTCTACAGCCCCATGCTGGCCGCTGGGCAGAGTTTCTGGCAAGGCGATAGCGCCAATTACTGGGGGCACAATGCCATCGTCCGCACGCGCGCCTTTATGGCCAGCAGCGGGCTACCCAGCCTGCCCGGCAAGCCACCGCTGGGCGGGGAGCTGCTCAGCCATGATTTTGTTGAAGCGGCCCTGTTGCGTCGTGATGGTTGGCAGGTATTACTCGACACCACAACCACCTGTACATTTCGGCCCACTAAAGCCGCGGACAGCTATGAATCCATGCCCAGCAACCTGCTGGATTTTGCCAAGCGCGACCGTCGCTGGCTGCAGGGTAATCTGCAACACCTGCGCCTGTTGGCCGGTTCCGGGTTGCACCCGCTCAGCCGTTGCCATTTTTTCTGCGGCGCCTTTGCCTATCTGTCATCTCCTTTGTGGCTGATGCTGCTGATCAGCTCCAGCGTCATGATCGGCGTCAGCGCGTTCAATGGTGCGCCCACCCTGCATTCTCAACCCCTTGCCCTTGGCCTTTTGGGGGTAACGCTGGGTATGCTGCTTGCCCCCAAACTGCTTGGCCTGATACTGGCGATGTGCCATACGCCAGCCGATTATGGTGGGCGCCTACGGCTGCTGATCAGCACCCTGCTGGAAATTGTCTTCGCTGCCCTGCTGGCCCCGCTGATGATGGCCTGGCACAGCCTGTTTATTGGCGGTGTGCTGACAGGCCGCGCCGTTGAGTGGAATACCCAGCCTCGAGGTGAGCGCTCACTCAGCTGGAAAGAAGCCTGGCAGCCGACCTGCTGGATAACTCTTGTGGGCACGGCCTGGCTACTGGCATTGATTGCCCTCTCCCCTTCGGCGGCCCTATGGTTAACCCCGGCCTGGCTGGGGCTGATAGGTTCCACCCTGCTGGTAAAAGCCAGCAGCTACCCCCTCGGCAAGCCGCAGCAGCTGCGCTTGAGCCTGTGGCAAACGCCTTACCAGCAGAATGTCAGCGTCCTTGAGGCTTACCAGCAACATCTTGCACAGGCACTTGAATCACCTGCTTTGCAAGCGCTACCGCTCAGCCCCTTGCCTGCGGAACTGCTCGGAGAAATGCCGATACAATCCTTTCAGCGGCATGTTCTCCCCACCGACGCTTTCCCATCACCACGCACCGAGGAGACCTACTGA
- a CDS encoding FkbM family methyltransferase: MPSRLFHQCSSAFGITRSLVIYWRPGRQQGLQNLYRPFITPGAPAFDIGAHLGDRSAAFQALGAQVVALEPQPGLARWCKRMVGQELTLLPMAAGPTPGTAHIAISPSNPTVSTLAHAWREQVSQHNAGFASVNWNTQLSVEVTTLDALIATYGLPCFIKIDVEGFEAEVLAGLSQPVPALSFEFVAGTLNVGHACIQQLRRLGDYRFNVVEGEQRVFRWSDWKTADQVDAWLSQGADHLSSGDIYACQAHHPALKVSSA; the protein is encoded by the coding sequence ATGCCATCAAGGCTGTTCCATCAATGTTCCAGCGCCTTTGGCATCACCCGCTCCCTGGTGATCTACTGGCGCCCCGGGCGTCAGCAAGGCCTGCAGAACCTTTATCGGCCGTTTATCACCCCGGGCGCACCCGCCTTTGATATCGGCGCTCATCTGGGTGATCGCAGTGCCGCTTTTCAGGCGCTGGGTGCCCAAGTGGTCGCGCTGGAACCTCAGCCAGGCCTGGCGCGCTGGTGCAAGCGCATGGTGGGTCAGGAGCTGACCCTGCTCCCTATGGCCGCCGGGCCAACCCCCGGCACTGCGCATATTGCCATCAGCCCGAGCAACCCGACGGTATCGACCCTTGCCCATGCCTGGCGCGAACAGGTCAGCCAACACAACGCAGGTTTTGCCAGCGTCAACTGGAACACCCAGCTATCGGTGGAGGTCACCACTCTGGATGCCCTGATTGCCACCTATGGGCTACCCTGCTTTATCAAGATAGACGTTGAAGGCTTTGAAGCAGAGGTACTGGCGGGACTGAGCCAGCCGGTACCCGCCCTGTCATTTGAGTTTGTTGCCGGTACTCTCAACGTCGGCCATGCCTGTATTCAACAGTTACGCCGATTGGGTGATTATCGTTTCAATGTGGTGGAAGGCGAGCAGCGGGTATTTCGCTGGTCAGACTGGAAAACCGCTGATCAGGTTGACGCCTGGCTTTCACAAGGTGCCGACCACCTAAGTTCCGGGGATATCTATGCCTGCCAGGCTCACCACCCTGCCTTAAAGGTTTCTTCTGCTTGA
- a CDS encoding creatininase family protein, whose product MHTDWSSLTTLELAEMARRSPIAVVVMGATEQHGPHLPLGTDTTIGLGLQAAMLAALPQELDIICLPAVSVGASEEHSSFPGTLSLPARVAIDTLEAYGDSVAQADIRRLMIINSHGGNKAVMDIAALALRKRHALQVIKATYTRLPPLEGALDADELRRGLHGGLLETAMMLHLAPDQVNMARARNALSEKPADNSLLNQEGAASLAWLAEDLAYDGIAGNATGATAELGKKLVHHYGRQLAKVIQEAAARPLPVTT is encoded by the coding sequence ATGCATACTGACTGGTCGTCGCTGACCACGCTGGAACTTGCCGAAATGGCGCGCCGTTCGCCGATTGCCGTGGTGGTCATGGGTGCCACTGAGCAACACGGCCCTCATCTGCCGCTGGGCACCGATACCACCATTGGCTTGGGTCTGCAGGCCGCCATGCTGGCAGCGCTGCCTCAGGAGCTGGATATTATCTGCCTGCCTGCGGTCAGCGTAGGCGCCAGCGAAGAACACAGTAGCTTTCCCGGCACTCTCAGCCTGCCTGCCCGGGTCGCCATTGATACCCTTGAAGCCTACGGTGATAGCGTCGCTCAGGCGGATATCCGGCGTCTGATGATCATCAACAGCCACGGCGGCAACAAGGCGGTGATGGATATTGCCGCCCTGGCGCTGCGCAAGCGCCATGCCCTCCAGGTCATCAAGGCCACCTATACCCGCTTACCTCCGCTGGAAGGCGCTCTCGATGCTGATGAACTGCGTCGCGGCCTGCATGGTGGCCTGCTGGAAACGGCCATGATGCTGCACCTGGCGCCGGATCAGGTCAACATGGCGCGAGCCAGAAACGCCTTGTCGGAAAAGCCCGCGGATAATTCCCTACTCAACCAGGAAGGCGCCGCCTCCCTCGCCTGGCTGGCAGAAGACCTGGCTTACGATGGCATTGCAGGTAACGCCACTGGCGCAACCGCCGAACTGGGCAAGAAGCTGGTGCACCACTACGGCCGCCAGCTGGCCAAGGTCATACAGGAAGCCGCTGCCCGGCCCCTACCAGTAACCACTTAA
- a CDS encoding antitoxin MazE family protein: MATDVNVRVKKHRAALRAAGLRPIQLWIPDTRQTGFADEIRQQCRKVAEADAADQDLDDFMQVALEDIATDEWDG; this comes from the coding sequence ATGGCAACAGACGTTAATGTCAGGGTGAAGAAACACCGGGCAGCTTTGCGTGCAGCCGGGCTACGCCCTATCCAATTATGGATTCCTGACACCCGCCAAACGGGCTTTGCTGATGAAATCCGTCAACAGTGCAGAAAAGTGGCTGAAGCGGATGCCGCCGATCAGGATCTGGACGATTTCATGCAAGTGGCTCTGGAAGATATAGCCACTGATGAGTGGGATGGATGA
- a CDS encoding type II toxin-antitoxin system PemK/MazF family toxin, which produces MKRGDLVAVAISGDFGKPRPALIIQSDLFSEIPSVTVLPLTSTKIDAPLIRLDIEPTRANGLRKASQVMIDKPMTIKRDKIGNTFGSLNDAEMMTINRLLALFLGFA; this is translated from the coding sequence ATGAAGCGTGGTGACCTTGTCGCGGTCGCTATCTCAGGTGATTTCGGCAAACCACGTCCAGCACTTATCATTCAGTCCGACCTGTTCAGCGAGATTCCCAGCGTGACAGTGCTGCCGCTGACAAGCACAAAAATCGATGCACCGTTAATACGCCTTGATATTGAACCAACACGCGCCAACGGGTTGCGCAAAGCCTCTCAGGTCATGATCGATAAACCCATGACGATAAAGCGTGACAAGATTGGCAACACCTTCGGGTCGCTGAACGATGCAGAGATGATGACAATTAATCGCTTATTGGCTTTGTTTCTCGGTTTTGCCTGA
- a CDS encoding universal stress protein encodes MKLVIGLDGQSSGQKALDFAKSVAKQTENCELIVVYVVEWSPFSFQTAEENARRHKRREEEIALAEERIVNPAVASLTEAGLPARGVVRHGDVADTIDQVALSEGASQIIVARSSAGGLTSRLFGSSTAHLVMNAHVPVTVVAQ; translated from the coding sequence ATGAAATTAGTTATCGGCCTTGATGGGCAAAGTTCAGGGCAAAAAGCCTTGGATTTTGCTAAAAGTGTGGCAAAACAAACAGAAAACTGTGAGTTGATAGTGGTTTATGTCGTTGAATGGTCACCTTTTTCATTTCAAACGGCGGAAGAGAATGCTCGGCGCCATAAGCGGCGCGAGGAGGAAATTGCGCTTGCGGAAGAGCGGATTGTTAACCCCGCTGTCGCATCACTGACTGAGGCAGGGTTGCCTGCCCGTGGGGTTGTGCGTCACGGCGACGTTGCCGACACAATTGACCAGGTTGCGCTGAGTGAAGGGGCTTCGCAGATTATCGTTGCTCGTTCGAGTGCCGGTGGGCTGACATCCCGTTTGTTCGGCAGCTCAACCGCTCATCTTGTGATGAACGCCCATGTTCCTGTCACTGTTGTTGCTCAATAA
- a CDS encoding alanine/glycine:cation symporter family protein has translation MHNIQRLLLAFGMFFVLTSQAMAQDAPSLDERVNSIFAASTGWFVNSIFAPIPGTSFPWIVMWLVIGASIFTIYFAFVQFRFFGHAIKLVKGDYSDPKDAGEVSHFQALATALSGTVGLGNIAGVAVAIGIGGPGATFWMILAGLLGMASKFTECTLGVKYRNEYADGTVSGGPMYYLNKGFSELGLPGGKILAILFSVFCILGALGGGNMFQANQAHAQISGIVGDYPGWITGVIFAGVVFAVIVGGIKSIASVTEKVVPFMGILYVGAAVTVLIVNYDMIGWAFGQIFVGAFTGLGVAGGMVGALIQGFKRAAFSNEAGVGSAAIAHSAVKTKEPVTEGFVSLLEPLIDTVVICTMTALVIIISGQLMVDPATGNYALNEAGSAIATVGNTSGVALTSAAFGSAISWFPYVLAIAVVLFAFSTMLSWSYYGLKAWTYLFGEGKKTELVFKIIFCIFIVIGAAASLGPVIDFSDAAIFAMAVVNITGLYFLMKIVKKELNSYSERLKSGEIKKFKN, from the coding sequence ATGCATAATATACAACGACTTCTCCTGGCGTTCGGCATGTTTTTCGTACTGACCAGTCAGGCCATGGCACAAGACGCACCGAGCCTTGATGAGCGGGTAAACTCTATTTTTGCTGCTTCAACCGGTTGGTTCGTCAATAGTATTTTTGCACCTATTCCTGGCACCTCATTTCCCTGGATCGTAATGTGGCTGGTTATCGGCGCCTCGATCTTTACTATCTACTTTGCCTTCGTGCAGTTTCGCTTTTTTGGCCATGCCATAAAACTTGTTAAGGGTGACTATTCGGATCCTAAAGACGCCGGTGAAGTCAGCCACTTTCAGGCACTTGCCACCGCCCTGTCAGGCACAGTGGGGCTGGGTAATATTGCGGGTGTTGCCGTCGCCATTGGCATCGGCGGTCCTGGTGCTACGTTCTGGATGATTCTTGCTGGACTTTTGGGCATGGCGTCCAAGTTCACCGAGTGTACGCTTGGTGTGAAATACCGTAATGAATACGCGGATGGAACCGTATCCGGCGGCCCAATGTATTACCTCAACAAGGGATTTAGTGAACTGGGTTTACCGGGCGGAAAAATCCTTGCCATTCTGTTCTCCGTCTTTTGTATTTTGGGTGCCTTAGGCGGTGGCAATATGTTTCAGGCCAACCAGGCTCACGCGCAGATCTCTGGAATCGTGGGTGATTATCCGGGCTGGATCACCGGTGTCATCTTTGCGGGTGTAGTGTTTGCCGTTATTGTCGGCGGCATCAAATCTATTGCCAGTGTGACGGAAAAAGTGGTTCCGTTCATGGGTATACTCTACGTGGGAGCTGCAGTAACCGTACTGATCGTCAACTATGACATGATCGGATGGGCATTTGGTCAGATCTTTGTAGGTGCCTTCACAGGACTGGGTGTTGCGGGCGGTATGGTGGGTGCTTTGATTCAAGGCTTTAAACGTGCCGCATTCTCTAACGAGGCGGGCGTTGGTTCTGCCGCCATCGCTCACTCTGCGGTTAAAACCAAAGAGCCTGTCACCGAAGGTTTCGTGTCGTTGCTTGAGCCACTAATTGATACAGTGGTGATCTGTACAATGACAGCGCTGGTTATCATTATCTCTGGTCAGCTGATGGTAGACCCTGCAACAGGCAACTATGCGCTTAATGAAGCTGGTTCTGCGATTGCAACGGTGGGTAATACATCAGGTGTTGCACTGACGTCAGCCGCATTTGGATCTGCCATTAGCTGGTTCCCCTATGTGTTGGCAATTGCTGTCGTTCTGTTCGCCTTCTCAACAATGCTTTCATGGTCATACTACGGCTTGAAGGCGTGGACCTATTTGTTCGGTGAAGGCAAAAAAACTGAGCTGGTGTTCAAGATAATCTTCTGCATCTTCATCGTGATCGGTGCGGCAGCGAGCCTTGGCCCGGTCATTGACTTCTCGGATGCGGCTATCTTTGCAATGGCTGTGGTTAACATCACCGGTCTGTATTTCTTGATGAAGATCGTTAAGAAAGAGCTGAACTCCTATAGTGAGCGGCTGAAGTCCGGCGAGATCAAGAAGTTTAAAAACTAG
- the ribA gene encoding GTP cyclohydrolase II: MYHIERAIFDLRRGLPVVIVTPQCRLLVQALENSESLSELAALAGNRPAMVLTRHRLAALGHSISAEAAILPLSGDTDAADLYRLAVAKHPEKSSRLSGLMPAGPGERGALALMRRALLLPAALCADIASEQEAEIDQRLARGELLSLSAEDAQRAIHGAPGMLKRVSEAEIPLETAQQSRFVLFREPDGMREHVAVVIGDAEGSQEPVPVRLHSACLTGDLFGSLRCDCGEQLRNAVADINAMGGGVLLYLAQEGRGIGLANKLRAYTLQDGGLDTVDADQVLGFGDDERQYSVAVDMLRSLGIGQVQLLTNNPLKMAALREGGIEIVSRQALYGSVNDHNQRYLMAKAQRGGHYLQDVLHATLPER, translated from the coding sequence ATGTATCATATTGAACGCGCCATTTTTGATCTTCGCCGAGGGCTACCGGTTGTCATCGTGACGCCACAGTGCCGCCTGTTGGTGCAGGCCCTGGAAAACAGTGAATCCCTTTCAGAACTGGCGGCGCTGGCCGGGAATCGGCCCGCGATGGTGCTGACTCGCCATCGTCTGGCGGCGCTGGGCCACTCGATCAGCGCAGAGGCGGCGATCCTGCCGCTGAGCGGCGATACCGACGCGGCGGATCTTTACCGGCTGGCAGTGGCCAAGCATCCGGAAAAGTCATCTCGCCTAAGCGGTTTGATGCCAGCCGGGCCGGGGGAGCGCGGTGCCCTGGCATTGATGCGCCGTGCCTTGCTGCTGCCTGCCGCGCTGTGTGCCGATATTGCCAGCGAGCAGGAAGCCGAGATTGATCAGCGTCTGGCGCGTGGTGAACTGTTGAGCCTTTCCGCCGAGGATGCCCAACGAGCCATTCACGGTGCGCCGGGGATGCTCAAACGGGTCAGCGAGGCAGAAATTCCGCTGGAAACCGCCCAGCAGTCACGCTTTGTGCTCTTTCGCGAGCCGGATGGTATGCGCGAGCATGTGGCGGTAGTGATTGGCGACGCTGAGGGCAGCCAGGAGCCTGTGCCGGTGCGCCTGCATTCTGCCTGCCTGACCGGGGACCTGTTCGGCAGCCTGCGCTGCGATTGCGGTGAGCAGTTGCGCAATGCCGTGGCGGATATCAACGCCATGGGCGGCGGGGTGCTGTTATACCTGGCCCAGGAAGGGCGTGGGATTGGCCTGGCCAACAAGCTGCGCGCCTATACGCTGCAGGATGGCGGCCTGGATACCGTGGATGCTGATCAGGTGCTGGGCTTTGGCGATGACGAGCGCCAGTACAGCGTGGCGGTGGATATGCTGCGTTCGCTGGGCATTGGCCAGGTGCAACTGTTGACCAATAATCCGCTCAAGATGGCGGCCTTGCGTGAAGGAGGCATCGAGATTGTCTCCCGCCAGGCGCTGTATGGCAGCGTTAATGATCATAACCAGCGCTACCTGATGGCCAAGGCCCAACGCGGCGGCCATTACCTTCAGGATGTACTCCATGCAACGCTACCCGAACGCTGA
- a CDS encoding RibD family protein, whose translation MDGRIATESGHSHYINGHESLVHLHRLRAMCDAVIVGAGTACADNPQLTVRHVSGRHPLRVVLDPRGRVPEDLALMRDASAATLHLIGPDVELPAPAAHVSRQTLAINAKGQFAPQAVIEALASLGYRRVLVEGGGITVSQFIDAGCVDHLHLLVAPLLIGSGRPGLVLPPIDTLETALRPTARRFRLGEDTLFDLDLRRT comes from the coding sequence ATGGATGGGCGCATTGCCACTGAAAGCGGGCATTCCCATTACATTAATGGCCACGAAAGCCTGGTACACCTGCACCGTTTGCGGGCCATGTGTGATGCGGTAATCGTCGGCGCAGGCACCGCCTGCGCGGACAACCCACAGCTTACTGTGCGGCATGTCAGCGGCCGGCACCCACTGCGAGTGGTGCTTGACCCCCGCGGGCGAGTGCCTGAAGATCTCGCCCTGATGCGCGATGCCAGTGCCGCCACCTTGCATCTGATCGGCCCTGACGTGGAACTGCCTGCTCCTGCGGCTCACGTCAGCCGCCAAACGCTTGCCATCAATGCCAAGGGGCAGTTTGCGCCCCAGGCGGTGATTGAGGCCTTGGCCAGCCTGGGTTATCGGCGTGTTCTGGTCGAAGGCGGTGGCATTACCGTGTCGCAGTTTATCGACGCGGGCTGTGTTGACCACCTGCATCTGCTGGTGGCGCCATTGCTGATTGGCTCCGGTCGCCCAGGGCTTGTGCTGCCGCCTATCGATACTCTGGAGACGGCCCTGCGCCCCACGGCACGGCGTTTTCGGCTCGGCGAGGACACCCTTTTCGACCTTGATCTGCGCCGCACCTGA